ATACCAAATTTTTAATTGCTCCAAATGAGAAGAACGGAGAAAATGTCGGCGTCAGTCCCAGCACTACTTGCTTCTTCATCCGGGAATACGTTAGAGACTGCCATCAGTTCAGCAATCGTTGAAAGCTACAAATGAAGCGAGACAACATTCTTGATGTCAATATTACATTCACCACAAAAAGCAAattattttcttcctttcttagctTCAAACGTGGGAGAGTTCTCCATCTTAAATCGACATATACATTTTTTCGTTTCCATCACTtgataatcaaataaattatttttttctttttattctacaTAAAATCGATTTTTGCTTCATATTTTTCTTTGTGGAAGGTTAGGTCCATTTAGCTCCCCTTGGTGGACCTTTTCTTGTCTGTTTTATAATCATATTTGGTTCCTTAAGTTTTATCACAGTATCAATCATACAAAAAACTCAATGCACGTGAGGAAGGGTTTTCCTTTGTAAATAAACTTTCCCCTCCCTTTGATTACCATTACTAAAACATTTATTCAATTTGCatctaaatttattaaatagggaataaaatcaaaaaaggcTTTTTTTCACCTTAATCATTCTCCTTCATAAAGCTGCGCTTAAAGAAGGGTAATCTTCTACACGTAAATCATAACttaataatcaaataaacttttttttttcattgccATCCTACATAAgatcatttttttcttaatttttttattatacaaagtTATGTCCATTTTGGCTTTATTGGtggaccttttcttgtttgattatAAGTCATTAATGATATATTTATTTGTTTCCTTAATAATAACTAATTTTCAATATACAtgtattttttgtattttttgtaggattttttttttgtctttgttAGTATTGGTACAATAATGCCTAAATAGtacttgtttcctttttttcatatttGCATTTCCAAATTTACAACCTAAGTTTGGAAATAATGAGACATAATAAATGGATATATTTTAAACCAGCTAATCAAAAGgtataaattttcaaaaaaaaaatccagaaaaaaggATGGGGTTCAAAGCTCAATGAGACACTTAAGATGctcttgataaaattaaaatttaaaatttaaatcaataaaaaaatgaaatcctagCATTTGAATATAACgtattttgtattaagtgacaAGTAAATTGCTTATCACTTAtgtttttaattaaattttgcCTAAACAATTTATTAgagttactttttttttgccAATATTTAGAGTTACTTAATGAGTAAGTTTGTTATACATTACCAgtgtataatttttttacaCTTGCAGATTTAGATTGTGTCAAATAATATGAATTCAAATCACATACACTGTTAGTGTAAAAAATTCAATACACTGTTAGTATATAAAAGTTAATCCTTACTTAATTAATTACCATGTCTTATTTTCTGTTATTAAATATGTTTGAACATTAAGGTCTAAATCCATTCAATTTAAGGGTTGAATTGGTTTCATAAACATTGCTTTAGACTAAAACGGTAAAACCTCCTTCTCAACACTGTATACATATGGATATGGGCCTATGTTCGCACGCTGAGATAATCCAGTTGAAGGTAGCCCATCACTTAAACCCAACCACCCACTATGGCAACCCTAACCTTTTAAGCATCCCATACATTTTCTGCACTTAAAACCCTAGGCAGAACTTTGCTTTTCACTCCCCTCTGCTCCTCCAACTTCTCCCTCAGCCGCCCCATTCCCCTGTCCCCTCAACCCGAACCCCCAAAATGGGTCGTGTGATCCGAGCTCAACGTAAGGGAAGATGCTCCGTCTTCAAATCCCACACCCACCACCGCAAGGGCCCCGCCCGCTTCCGTTCTCTGGACTTCGGCGAGCGCAACGGCTACTTGAAAGGAGTCGTCACCGAAGTCCTTCACGACCCGGGTCGCGGTGCCCCGTTAGCCCGTGTCAGTTTCCGCCACCCTTTCCGTTACCAGCAACAGAAGGAGTTGTTTGTTGCCGCCGAAGGAATGTTTACTGGGCAATTCGTTTACTGCGGGAAGAAAGCTACTTTGATGGTCGGAAATGTTTTGCCCCTCAGATCCATCCCTGAAGGAGCTGTGGTTTGCAACGTGGAGCATAAGATGGGTGACCGTGGTGTCTTTGCTAGAGCCTCTGGTGATTATGCTATCGTTATCAGTCACAACCCTGATAACGGAACCACTAGGTATTGAATATATCTGTATTGTTTCTGGGTAGATGGTTGATCTGTAGGCTTGCTCGTGGTTGATAATACGTATGTGTGAAATGCTTCGAAGGTGATGGATTTGGGTGGTTTATCTGCACGAGTTTTTGATGGTTTTGGAAAGAATGGAATAGATTTTTGTGATTAGTGTATGCATAATTACTTGTTATTTGGTTTTTATGAGGAAAGCGTGTAGGTTTTATCTttgttctgatttttctttatCTGTGATGGTATTCAATGAGATGGTTGACGTTAGACATTATGTTTTATGGGTTTGTCTGGATGGCAAAGTCTATTGTTGTATCGGGCTCTAGTTCAACTTTGTTAGATAGGTTGCTTGGAAGTTCGTTAGTTTTTGCGTTATTGAAGTGGTAAATGGTTTAGATAACTTCTTATTGATATTCCTATGCACAATATGTACCACTTGTTGTAGGTACTTGATAATTATGGTCATACTTCTGTTTGCTCTTTTGCTGTAGTGTGTGTCTCTTTATATTAGTCGCCTGCTATATGTTTGTGCTATACTCAGTCCCACTTTATTTGTGCTGCTTTATTCCTCAATACTTCAGTTTTTATGCTCGTAACTTTCTTTGTTAAAGGGTtggattggtgaattttttgagtATATAGAGGTTGAAAATCATTCATTTTGCGGAAGTGTTTGATCAGCGTATTTGCCAGACTGATTTGTAAGCGACACAGTTTATTATTCTTGCCTTGGCTGTCAGATAATAGGAAGACTCTCTGCTTTCATTGTGCTGTTAACTTGCTTAAGTTGTGGAAGTGACATTTAATCCTTTTCTGGCCTTCATCCCCATATTGTCGCTGGTTATTTTGACAGGATCAAGCTTCCATCTGGAGCTAAGAAGATTGTGCCCAGTGGGTGCCGTGCTATGATTGGTCAGGTTGCTGGAGGTGGACGTACTGAGAAGCCCCTTCTTAAGGCTGGTAATGCTTACCACAAGTACCGCGTGAAGAGGAACTGCTGGCCTAAGGTTCGTGGTGTTGCTATGAATCCTGTGGAACATCCTCATGGTGGTGGTAACCATCAACATATTGGTCATGCTAGCACAGTTCGCCGTGATGCACCACCTGGTCAAAAGGTTGGTCTTATTGCCGCACGTAGGACTGGTCGTCTCCGAGGTCAAGCTGCCGCTACAGCTGCCAAAGCTGATAAGGCTTAAGCGAATTAAAGGATGCagagatttttatttttgttatcatTTTCCGTTGTGTTGTGTTCTAGAGAGACTTGCCTATTCAGTTCAGATGTTGACATTGTCATTGCAAGAGTATAGCACTAAATTTTGGTTGGATCTTTGGTTATGATTTTTGTTTCAGCGGTTCTTATTAGATGAATGTTCCATATTTGGTTCAATTTGTTGGCTTAATAGTACTTTGAAAACTGGGTACACTGTGGTGCACCTAATGTAATTCAAGCCGGTGACTGATTGTTGCACGCTGCAGTATGAAGAACGTCTGTAGTAAAGAGCTGTTCTCTCTGAGGCTGCAAGGAATTCCTAGAAAATGCATATTGGCTCTAAAACTTTTGTcgccaaaagaaaataaaaggttTTTTCCTAAACCCTTTGCAGCCCGAGTGCCGCCTGTAGGTTGATGTTGGGATAATTTACCCTAGTCAAGAAATGCAAAAGCTGAATTACAACCTCTGCGGCATGCGTTCTGAGGAGTCAAAATTGCTTCCGGATTCCGGAAGATTAGCCATTGAGTTGGCTCGGTTAGCACTCGGTCGACTCATCTTCTCAAAGaagtttgaattaaaaaagggTTAAAAACACTTTATTCCCGAGAAAATGGGGAATAGCCCCCCGTAATGAAAATAATAGGTTGAGAGTTGAGAATATTCCGTTTGGTGCTTGTGTCAAgcatttcatttgaaaaaagaacaaaaa
The DNA window shown above is from Coffea arabica cultivar ET-39 chromosome 5e, Coffea Arabica ET-39 HiFi, whole genome shotgun sequence and carries:
- the LOC113690400 gene encoding large ribosomal subunit protein uL2; this translates as MGRVIRAQRKGRCSVFKSHTHHRKGPARFRSLDFGERNGYLKGVVTEVLHDPGRGAPLARVSFRHPFRYQQQKELFVAAEGMFTGQFVYCGKKATLMVGNVLPLRSIPEGAVVCNVEHKMGDRGVFARASGDYAIVISHNPDNGTTRIKLPSGAKKIVPSGCRAMIGQVAGGGRTEKPLLKAGNAYHKYRVKRNCWPKVRGVAMNPVEHPHGGGNHQHIGHASTVRRDAPPGQKVGLIAARRTGRLRGQAAATAAKADKA